Proteins encoded within one genomic window of Camelina sativa cultivar DH55 chromosome 19, Cs, whole genome shotgun sequence:
- the LOC104767374 gene encoding rho GDP-dissociation inhibitor 1-like, with product MSLVSGARDMGLDDNKNNNNNNKEGGDDENTSRTDDEAVGSLGRQMSEASLCATEEEEDEDSKLQLGPQYTIKEHLEKDKDDESLRKWKEQLLGSVDVTNIGETLDPEVRILSLAILXYIMNGSKWPN from the exons ATGTCTTTGGTATCTGGAGCCAGGGACATGGGGTTGGAcgacaacaagaacaacaacaacaacaacaaggaagGTGGAGATGATGAAAACACCTCCAGAACCGACGACGAGGCTGTTGGATCTTTGGGAAGACAG ATGAGCGAAGCTTCTCTTTGTGCTaccgaggaagaagaagacgaggattCCAAATTACAATTGGGTCCTCAGTACACTATCAAAGAACATCTCGAGAAGGataag GATGATGAGAGTCTGAGGAAATGGAAGGAACAGCTTCTTGGAAGTGTTGATGTCACCAACATTGGAG AGACTCTTGATCCGGAAGTGAGGATTCTTAGCCTTGCCATCTTGTNGTACATTATGAACGGCTCTAAGTGGCCAAATTAA